In one Actinomyces trachealis genomic region, the following are encoded:
- the uvrA gene encoding excinuclease ABC subunit UvrA, which translates to MNDSLIIRGAREHNLKSVNLDLPRGKMIVFSGLSGSGKSSLAFDTIFAEGQRRYVESLSSYARQFLGQMDKPDVDFIEGLSPAVSIDQKSTSRNPRSTVGTITEVYDYLRLLYARAGVQHCPVCDEVISSQTPQQIVDRVRELPEGTRFQVLAPVVRGRKGEYSELFEELRGRGFSRVRVDGESFRLDAPPTLEKKLKHHIEVVVDRLVVREGMRQRLTDSVETALGLADGLVIVEQVDREADDPEREIRFSEKRACPNQHPLQLDEIEPRTFSFNAPYGACPVCTGLGSRMEVDPELVVPDEELSLAQGAIAPWASHQDYFTRQLKALGEELGFSLDMPWRALPERAKDAILRGKDYEVKVKYRNRWGRERVYSSGFEGVLDYVMRKHDETESEWSKERYQAYMREVPCPECAGARLKPEVLAVRVGDISIAALCDLSIIEARDFLRDLRLTGQAAQIAASVLTEINTRLGFLVDVGLDYLSLSRAAGTLSGGEAQRIRLATQIGSGLVGVLYVLDEPSIGLHQRDNARLIETLVKLRDLGNTLIVVEHDEDTLRAADWVVDIGPGAGEKGGEVVYSGALPGLLACERSLTGAYLTGRRAITIPTKRRRREKGREVTVVGARENNLQDVTVSFPLGLFTAVTGVSGSGKSSLVNAILYQVLANRLNGARGVPGRHKTVRGLEHLDKVVHVDQSPIGRTPRSNPATYTGVWDHIRKIFAAVPESKVRGYGPGRFSFNVKGGRCESCKGDGTLKIEMNFLPDVYVPCEVCHGSRYNRETLEIRYKNKTVADVLEMTIAQAAEFFSATPIIARHLNTLVEVGLGYVRLGQAATTLSGGEAQRVKLATELQRRSTGRTIYVLDEPTTGLHFEDIRKLLGVLQGLVDKGNSVVVIEHNLDVITNADWVIDMGPEGGKGGGTVVATGTPEAVAKDEASYTGRYLRPLLERARA; encoded by the coding sequence GTGAACGACTCCCTCATCATCCGTGGCGCGCGCGAGCACAACCTCAAGAGCGTGAATCTAGACCTACCGCGCGGAAAGATGATCGTCTTCTCCGGCCTTTCCGGCTCTGGCAAGTCCTCCCTGGCCTTCGACACCATCTTCGCGGAGGGCCAGCGCCGGTACGTGGAATCCCTGTCCTCCTACGCCCGCCAGTTCCTGGGGCAGATGGACAAGCCGGACGTGGACTTCATCGAGGGCCTGTCCCCAGCGGTTTCTATCGACCAGAAGTCGACCTCCCGCAACCCCCGCTCCACGGTCGGCACCATCACGGAGGTCTACGACTATCTCCGCCTCCTCTACGCCCGTGCTGGCGTGCAGCACTGCCCCGTCTGTGACGAGGTGATCTCCTCCCAGACCCCCCAACAGATCGTGGACCGCGTCCGGGAGCTGCCCGAAGGCACCCGTTTCCAGGTGCTCGCCCCCGTGGTGCGCGGCCGCAAAGGTGAGTACAGCGAGCTGTTCGAGGAGTTGCGCGGCCGGGGCTTCTCCCGTGTGCGCGTGGACGGGGAGAGCTTTCGTCTGGATGCACCACCCACCCTGGAGAAGAAGCTCAAGCACCATATCGAGGTGGTGGTGGACCGCCTGGTGGTGCGTGAAGGCATGCGCCAGCGCCTCACCGACTCGGTGGAAACGGCTCTCGGACTGGCTGACGGCCTGGTCATCGTGGAGCAGGTGGACCGGGAGGCTGACGACCCCGAGCGCGAGATCCGCTTCTCCGAGAAGCGCGCCTGCCCCAACCAGCACCCCCTCCAACTCGACGAGATAGAGCCCCGCACCTTCTCCTTCAACGCCCCCTACGGTGCTTGCCCCGTCTGCACTGGCCTGGGCTCTCGGATGGAGGTTGACCCCGAGCTGGTGGTCCCTGACGAGGAACTCAGCCTGGCGCAGGGCGCAATCGCCCCCTGGGCTAGCCACCAGGACTACTTCACTCGCCAGCTCAAGGCCCTGGGGGAGGAACTCGGCTTCAGTTTGGATATGCCTTGGCGAGCCCTGCCTGAACGTGCCAAGGACGCGATCCTGCGCGGCAAGGACTACGAGGTGAAGGTCAAATACCGCAACCGCTGGGGCCGCGAGCGCGTCTACTCCTCCGGCTTCGAGGGTGTGCTGGACTATGTGATGCGTAAGCACGACGAGACTGAATCCGAGTGGTCCAAGGAGCGCTACCAGGCCTACATGCGCGAGGTGCCCTGCCCTGAGTGCGCTGGCGCCCGCCTCAAACCTGAGGTACTGGCAGTGCGCGTAGGGGACATATCCATCGCCGCCCTGTGCGACCTGTCGATCATTGAGGCCCGTGACTTCCTCCGCGACCTGCGGCTGACCGGCCAGGCAGCCCAGATCGCCGCATCAGTGCTGACAGAGATCAACACCCGCCTAGGCTTCTTGGTGGATGTGGGCCTCGACTACCTGAGCCTGTCCCGAGCCGCTGGCACCCTCTCCGGTGGGGAGGCTCAGCGCATCCGCCTGGCCACCCAGATCGGCTCCGGCCTGGTGGGTGTGCTCTATGTGCTCGATGAGCCCAGCATCGGCCTGCACCAGCGGGACAACGCCCGGCTGATCGAGACCCTGGTGAAGCTTCGCGACTTGGGCAACACCCTGATCGTCGTCGAGCACGACGAGGACACCCTGCGGGCTGCCGACTGGGTGGTGGACATCGGGCCCGGTGCCGGGGAAAAGGGCGGCGAGGTCGTCTACTCCGGTGCGTTGCCTGGTCTACTGGCCTGTGAGCGCTCTTTGACCGGCGCCTACCTTACGGGCCGACGCGCGATCACCATCCCCACCAAGCGACGCCGTCGAGAGAAGGGCCGGGAGGTCACCGTGGTGGGCGCCAGGGAGAACAACCTCCAGGACGTCACTGTCTCCTTTCCCCTGGGGCTCTTCACCGCCGTCACCGGAGTTTCCGGATCCGGGAAGTCCTCACTGGTGAACGCGATCCTCTACCAGGTGCTCGCCAACCGGCTCAACGGTGCCAGGGGAGTGCCGGGGCGCCACAAGACCGTGCGCGGGCTCGAGCACCTGGACAAGGTGGTCCACGTGGACCAGTCGCCTATTGGCCGCACCCCGCGCTCGAACCCGGCCACCTACACCGGCGTGTGGGACCACATCCGTAAGATCTTCGCCGCCGTGCCGGAGTCCAAGGTGCGGGGCTACGGGCCCGGGCGCTTCTCCTTCAACGTCAAGGGTGGGCGCTGCGAGTCCTGCAAGGGTGACGGCACGCTCAAGATCGAGATGAACTTCCTGCCGGACGTGTACGTACCCTGCGAGGTCTGTCACGGTTCCCGCTACAACCGCGAGACCCTGGAGATCCGGTACAAGAACAAGACCGTGGCTGACGTGCTGGAGATGACCATCGCGCAGGCAGCCGAGTTCTTCTCCGCCACACCGATTATTGCCCGGCACCTCAACACGCTCGTGGAAGTGGGGCTGGGCTACGTGCGCCTGGGCCAGGCGGCCACCACCCTCTCGGGCGGTGAGGCCCAGCGTGTCAAGCTCGCCACCGAGCTCCAGCGCCGCTCAACTGGCCGCACGATCTACGTGCTGGACGAGCCGACGACGGGCCTGCACTTCGAGGACATCCGCAAGCTCCTCGGCGTCCTGCAGGGACTGGTCGACAAGGGCAACTCCGTGGTCGTCATCGAGCACAACCTGGACGTCATCACCAACGCCGACTGGGTGATTGACATGGGCCCCGAGGGCGGCAAGGGCGGCGGCACCGTCGTCGCTACGGGCACGCCCGAGGCGGTGGCTAAAGACGAGGCCTCCTACACGGGACGCTACCTGCGTCCGCTTCTCGAGCGCGCCCGGGCCTGA
- a CDS encoding HAD-IC family P-type ATPase, whose product MPSATGLTGLSAAEVAARVRQGRTNAFRVRTSRSAAQILRGNVFTIFNAIIVVALALTLIFGHWADALFGFVLVINTATGTLAEVKAKRALDRLSLLDAPVAHAIRDGREDDIDPADVVLDDVLRLRSGEQIPADALVLEADGLEVDESILTGESDPVRPDPGDRVLSGTTVTAGTALVRTTAVGGDAYANRLATEARRYSLVTSELQVGTNRILRWISWVIVPVGLLVFWSQLRLAEGGTAAALADGQWRTALVAGVASVVGMVPQGLVLLTSVNFATASLKLARRKVLVQELPAVEVLARVDTLCLDKTGTLTTGRITLQDVLGPDGAPGAMESLRQPLLALTGTTDPNATAEAVLEGLSGRPIGSGTDGRLVEGVRAVASRSHSAVAFSSRRKWSGIVLDGESWVLGAPEIVLDGVGDPHGLLERSRDLAGEGTRVVALARSAQTFGTDDDGDAALPANREAVGLVLLREEIRPDAEQTLDYFAEQGVEVKVISGDNPVTVAAVARSAGVRGPDGGAPVALDARELPTEVSDPDDLERLAAALDGAQVLGRVTPEQKKAVVRALHHRERTVAMTGDGVNDALALKEADLGIAMGNGASATKAVARMVLLSGEFSTLPGVVAEGRRVMANTERIASLFLAKTVYASLIAVVVAVTAISYPFLPRQLTIVSSLTIGIPAFVLALAPNAQRYRSGFLGRVLALAVPAGLVAGTTTLLTHQWLVIVGAPDGQVTTAATLVLVVSGLWLLTLTARPLLGWRLGLIVLMGALAILGVLVPPVRAFFLLQWPTWGTWSVIAVGAGAAVAGIQVLAVTRWVLALGSRADRRKNAPAA is encoded by the coding sequence GTGCCCAGCGCCACCGGCCTGACGGGCCTGAGTGCCGCCGAGGTCGCCGCGCGGGTGAGGCAGGGGCGCACCAACGCCTTCAGGGTGCGCACATCCCGCTCGGCCGCCCAGATCCTGCGCGGCAACGTCTTCACGATCTTCAACGCGATCATCGTTGTCGCCCTCGCCCTCACCCTCATCTTCGGGCACTGGGCGGACGCCCTCTTCGGCTTCGTCCTCGTCATCAACACGGCCACCGGCACCCTCGCGGAGGTCAAGGCCAAGCGCGCGCTCGACCGCCTCAGCCTCCTGGACGCCCCCGTCGCCCACGCCATCCGCGACGGGCGCGAGGACGACATCGACCCCGCCGACGTCGTCCTCGACGATGTCCTGCGCCTGCGCAGTGGCGAGCAGATACCCGCCGACGCCCTCGTCCTGGAGGCGGACGGCCTTGAGGTCGACGAGTCGATCCTCACCGGGGAGTCGGACCCGGTGCGTCCCGACCCGGGGGACCGGGTGCTGTCGGGTACTACCGTCACCGCCGGGACGGCGCTCGTGCGTACCACCGCGGTGGGCGGAGACGCCTACGCCAACCGTCTGGCCACGGAAGCCAGGCGCTACAGCCTCGTGACCTCCGAGCTGCAGGTCGGCACGAACCGCATTCTGCGGTGGATCTCCTGGGTCATCGTGCCCGTCGGCCTACTCGTCTTCTGGTCCCAGCTGCGTCTGGCCGAGGGCGGTACGGCTGCCGCGCTGGCCGACGGTCAGTGGCGGACCGCGCTCGTCGCGGGCGTCGCCAGCGTCGTCGGCATGGTCCCGCAGGGCCTGGTCCTGCTCACCAGCGTCAACTTCGCCACGGCCTCCCTCAAGCTCGCCCGTCGGAAGGTCCTAGTCCAGGAGCTGCCGGCCGTTGAGGTCCTGGCCCGCGTCGACACGCTGTGTCTGGACAAGACCGGCACGCTCACCACGGGCCGCATCACGCTGCAAGACGTCCTCGGTCCCGATGGGGCCCCGGGGGCGATGGAGTCCCTGCGCCAGCCGCTGCTCGCGCTGACGGGCACCACGGACCCCAACGCCACCGCAGAGGCCGTCCTCGAGGGTCTGAGCGGACGACCCATCGGCTCGGGGACGGATGGCCGACTCGTCGAGGGGGTGCGGGCGGTGGCCTCCCGTAGCCACTCGGCGGTTGCCTTCTCCTCGCGCCGCAAGTGGTCCGGCATCGTGCTCGACGGCGAGTCCTGGGTGCTCGGTGCCCCCGAGATTGTCCTCGACGGCGTCGGCGACCCCCACGGCCTGCTGGAGCGCTCACGTGATCTGGCCGGTGAGGGCACGCGCGTCGTCGCGCTGGCGCGTTCAGCCCAGACCTTCGGCACCGACGACGACGGTGACGCGGCCCTGCCCGCTAACCGTGAGGCGGTCGGCCTTGTCCTGCTGCGCGAGGAGATCCGGCCCGACGCCGAGCAGACCCTGGACTACTTCGCCGAGCAGGGTGTCGAGGTCAAGGTTATCAGCGGCGACAATCCCGTCACCGTCGCCGCCGTCGCCCGCAGCGCCGGTGTGCGGGGCCCCGACGGCGGGGCCCCCGTCGCCCTGGACGCCCGCGAGCTGCCCACCGAGGTCTCCGACCCCGACGACCTGGAGCGCCTGGCGGCCGCCCTTGACGGGGCGCAGGTCCTGGGGCGGGTGACGCCGGAGCAGAAGAAGGCCGTCGTGCGCGCCCTGCACCACCGGGAGCGCACGGTCGCCATGACGGGGGACGGCGTCAACGACGCCCTGGCCTTGAAGGAGGCGGACCTGGGCATCGCGATGGGCAATGGTGCGTCGGCCACCAAAGCCGTGGCCCGCATGGTGCTGCTCAGCGGCGAGTTCTCCACCCTGCCGGGGGTGGTCGCCGAGGGCCGACGCGTCATGGCCAACACCGAGCGCATCGCCTCCCTGTTCCTGGCCAAGACGGTCTACGCCAGCCTTATCGCCGTCGTCGTGGCCGTCACCGCGATCTCCTACCCCTTCCTGCCGCGCCAGCTCACCATCGTCTCCTCGCTCACCATCGGTATCCCGGCCTTCGTCCTGGCCCTGGCCCCGAACGCTCAGCGCTACCGCTCCGGCTTCCTGGGGCGCGTGCTCGCCCTGGCTGTGCCGGCGGGCCTCGTGGCCGGCACGACGACGCTGCTTACGCACCAGTGGCTCGTCATCGTCGGCGCACCCGACGGGCAGGTGACGACGGCGGCCACCCTCGTGCTCGTGGTCTCGGGCCTGTGGCTGCTCACGCTCACCGCCCGGCCGCTGCTGGGATGGCGGCTCGGCCTCATCGTGCTCATGGGGGCGCTGGCCATCCTCGGCGTCCTCGTGCCGCCCGTGCGCGCCTTCTTCCTGCTGCAGTGGCCCACCTGGGGCACGTGGAGCGTCATCGCCGTCGGGGCGGGCGCGGCGGTCGCAGGCATCCAGGTGCTCGCCGTCACCCGATGGGTCCTTGCCCTGGGAAGCCGGGCCGACCGGCGCAAAAACGCCCCGGCGGCTTAA
- a CDS encoding YciI family protein translates to MSKIFAVEYRYVTDQDEAMAEVRPRHRAFNASLAEQDRLLAAGPYVGTHDALIIVRADDEAGALALLEDDPFHQADFIAERAVREYNPVIGRLS, encoded by the coding sequence ATGAGCAAGATCTTCGCGGTGGAGTACCGATACGTGACCGACCAGGATGAGGCGATGGCGGAGGTACGCCCCCGTCACCGGGCCTTCAATGCCTCGCTGGCTGAGCAGGACCGTCTGCTGGCGGCCGGCCCCTATGTGGGCACCCACGACGCCCTCATCATCGTGCGCGCCGACGACGAGGCCGGTGCCCTCGCCCTCCTCGAGGACGACCCCTTCCACCAGGCCGACTTCATCGCCGAGCGCGCCGTGCGCGAGTACAACCCGGTCATCGGTCGCCTCTCCTGA